The following proteins are co-located in the Nocardia bhagyanarayanae genome:
- a CDS encoding DNA cytosine methyltransferase, whose protein sequence is MVGLFAGIGGLELGLAEHGWRSELLCEIDAGAQAVLAAHFTDVPLHSDITRLRGIPAGTELVAAGFPCQDLSQAGRTAGITGQRSGLVDEVFRLVRRKRGPRWLLIENVPFMLQLGRGAAMRHITERLDELGYTWAYRVVDARAFGLPQRRQRVLMLASRTEDPRRVLFGEDAGPLELGDAGSDPCGFYWTEGVRGLGWAVNAVPTLKGGSALGIASPPAVRLPSGEIVTPGLVDGERLQGFAADWTAPATTVRGIRHGHRWKLIGNAVSVRMAAWVGARLAAPLDPIPHDRVLLTGQPWPTAAWGRSGTAYRVPVSTWPVHHPYEDLKNFLTDSRLLSARATAGFLRRAGMGSLRFPDGFLTDVENHLDRMGGWAA, encoded by the coding sequence ATGGTCGGGCTGTTCGCCGGGATCGGCGGGCTCGAGCTCGGTCTCGCCGAGCACGGCTGGCGTTCCGAGCTGCTCTGCGAGATCGACGCGGGCGCTCAAGCGGTGCTCGCCGCCCACTTCACCGACGTCCCGCTGCATTCCGACATCACCCGCCTGCGCGGCATCCCGGCGGGCACCGAACTCGTCGCGGCCGGGTTTCCCTGCCAGGATCTCTCGCAAGCCGGACGCACCGCGGGCATCACCGGCCAGCGCTCGGGTCTGGTCGACGAGGTGTTCCGTCTGGTGCGCCGCAAGCGCGGGCCGCGCTGGCTGCTGATCGAGAACGTCCCGTTCATGCTGCAATTGGGCCGCGGCGCGGCCATGCGGCACATCACCGAGAGGTTGGACGAGCTCGGCTACACCTGGGCATACCGCGTCGTCGACGCGCGCGCATTCGGCCTGCCGCAGCGCCGCCAGCGCGTACTGATGCTGGCCTCCCGTACCGAGGATCCGCGCCGCGTGCTCTTCGGCGAGGACGCGGGACCGCTCGAGCTCGGCGACGCGGGCAGCGACCCCTGCGGGTTCTACTGGACCGAGGGCGTGCGCGGGCTCGGCTGGGCGGTGAACGCGGTGCCAACCCTGAAAGGCGGGTCGGCGCTCGGCATCGCGAGCCCGCCCGCCGTGCGACTGCCCTCGGGCGAGATCGTGACGCCCGGCCTGGTCGACGGAGAACGGTTGCAGGGCTTCGCCGCCGACTGGACCGCGCCCGCCACCACGGTCCGCGGCATCCGGCACGGACACCGCTGGAAACTGATCGGCAACGCGGTGAGCGTGCGGATGGCGGCCTGGGTCGGCGCGCGACTTGCCGCGCCGCTGGATCCGATTCCGCACGACCGGGTTCTGCTGACCGGCCAGCCGTGGCCGACGGCGGCGTGGGGCCGGAGCGGGACGGCCTACCGGGTGCCGGTGTCCACCTGGCCGGTGCACCACCCGTACGAGGACCTGAAGAACTTCCTCACCGATTCGCGCCTGCTCTCCGCGCGCGCCACCGCCGGATTCCTGCGCCGGGCGGGGATGGGCTCGCTGCGGTTCCCCGACGGTTTCCTCACCGACGTGGAGAACCACCTGGACCGCATGGGCGGCTGGGCGGCCTGA
- a CDS encoding very short patch repair endonuclease has product MIERPRTDAATSARLARQRRSGTAPELALRRELHRRGLRYFVDRAPLRGQRRRADVVFPRRKVAVYVDGCFWHSCPEHATYPKNNAEWWAAKLAGNVARDRATDATLHAAGWQVVRIWEHENPAAAADRVQAALGREPG; this is encoded by the coding sequence ATGATCGAACGCCCACGCACCGATGCCGCGACCAGCGCCCGGCTCGCCAGGCAGCGGCGCAGCGGGACCGCGCCCGAGCTGGCGCTACGGCGGGAGCTGCACCGGCGCGGGCTGCGCTATTTCGTGGACCGCGCGCCCCTTCGCGGCCAACGCCGACGCGCCGACGTCGTCTTTCCGCGGCGCAAGGTCGCGGTGTACGTCGACGGATGCTTCTGGCACAGCTGTCCGGAGCACGCGACCTATCCGAAGAACAACGCCGAATGGTGGGCGGCCAAGCTCGCGGGCAATGTCGCCCGCGACCGCGCCACCGACGCGACACTGCACGCCGCCGGATGGCAGGTGGTGCGGATCTGGGAACACGAGAATCCGGCCGCGGCGGCCGATCGGGTGCAGGCCGCGCTGGGCCGGGAACCCGGCTGA
- a CDS encoding DUF998 domain-containing protein, giving the protein MTDDGSRLAERRAPIASWLIAAAIAIAGLCYSSWVLEFVLPVDSDPVNSFLSELDAEGKPYREVFGTADKIVGALLIPAAIAGLLIFPRRALTNVGWVALACFGAATIADALLPLRDCTPGEPGCGEPNQLFPQLHQPHALTSTLAVTSIAVSVFAFSLAAFRYHRWRILREFGVVALVAGSAATVWMLVADNLSGDYALGIAQRIQVGSMSLWLLTLAAAVVVEGREWAEPAD; this is encoded by the coding sequence ATGACCGACGACGGGAGCAGGCTCGCCGAACGACGTGCGCCGATCGCGTCCTGGCTGATCGCCGCCGCGATCGCGATCGCCGGTCTCTGCTACTCGTCCTGGGTGCTGGAGTTCGTGCTGCCCGTCGACTCCGACCCGGTGAACTCCTTCCTCAGCGAACTCGACGCGGAAGGCAAGCCCTATCGCGAGGTGTTCGGGACGGCCGACAAGATCGTCGGCGCGCTGCTCATACCCGCCGCGATCGCCGGACTGCTGATCTTTCCTCGGCGCGCGCTCACCAACGTCGGCTGGGTGGCGCTGGCCTGCTTCGGCGCGGCGACCATCGCCGACGCGCTGCTCCCGCTGCGCGACTGCACTCCCGGCGAGCCGGGTTGCGGCGAACCGAACCAGCTGTTCCCGCAGCTGCACCAACCGCACGCGCTGACCAGCACGCTGGCGGTCACCTCGATCGCCGTCTCGGTCTTCGCCTTCAGCCTTGCGGCGTTCCGCTATCACCGCTGGCGGATTCTGCGCGAGTTCGGGGTTGTCGCGCTGGTGGCCGGGTCCGCGGCGACGGTGTGGATGCTGGTGGCCGACAACCTGTCCGGCGACTACGCGCTCGGCATCGCGCAGCGGATCCAGGTCGGGTCGATGTCGCTGTGGTTGCTCACGCTGGCCGCCGCCGTGGTCGTGGAGGGCAGGGAGTGGGCCGAACCCGCAGACTAA
- a CDS encoding RidA family protein — translation MAERVNISSESEFEDVVGYSRAVRVGDFVAVSGTTAAGPGGTAVGGDDIGEQTREALRRIAVALDEAGASMTDVVRTRIFVTDIARWPEVAAAHAEVFGSIRPAASMYEVRALITPALLVEIEADAIVRRHTLESMA, via the coding sequence ATGGCAGAGCGCGTGAACATCTCCTCCGAATCCGAGTTCGAAGACGTCGTCGGCTACTCGCGAGCGGTGCGCGTCGGCGACTTCGTCGCGGTCAGCGGGACCACCGCGGCCGGGCCGGGCGGGACCGCCGTCGGGGGCGACGACATCGGCGAGCAGACCAGGGAAGCCTTGCGCCGCATCGCCGTTGCGCTGGACGAAGCCGGGGCAAGCATGACCGACGTCGTCCGCACGCGGATCTTCGTCACCGATATCGCGCGGTGGCCCGAGGTCGCGGCCGCGCACGCCGAAGTGTTCGGATCGATCCGGCCCGCCGCGTCGATGTACGAAGTGCGCGCGCTCATCACGCCCGCGCTGCTGGTGGAGATCGAGGCCGACGCGATCGTGCGGCGGCACACATTAGAGTCGATGGCGTGA
- a CDS encoding maleylpyruvate isomerase family mycothiol-dependent enzyme, with the protein MTSDAQDPTPHELLDEVADATARLLDTVRGLGDGDVIEPSLLPGWTRGHVLAHLARNADSLVNLLIWARTGIETPQYASPFLREFDIDAGAPRPVAEQLRDIEAAAGRWSALATTAPREAWTATVRTRAGRAIPAAEIPWMRLLEVEIHHVDLAASYTPADWPASFVTRALPRVSGDIANLLTPDTPPFDIQATDLDFTTSLTPGAPTHTVLGPAASLLAWLIGRSPGQDLSGPLPELPAWR; encoded by the coding sequence GTGACCAGCGACGCGCAGGATCCCACACCGCACGAACTGCTCGACGAGGTCGCCGACGCGACCGCACGGTTGCTCGACACCGTGCGCGGTCTCGGCGACGGCGATGTCATCGAACCTTCGCTGCTGCCGGGGTGGACTCGCGGGCACGTGCTCGCCCACCTCGCGCGCAACGCCGACAGCCTGGTCAACCTTCTGATCTGGGCACGCACCGGCATCGAGACCCCGCAGTACGCCAGCCCGTTCCTGCGCGAGTTCGACATCGACGCGGGCGCGCCGCGGCCGGTCGCCGAACAGCTCCGCGACATCGAAGCCGCGGCCGGCCGCTGGTCCGCCCTCGCCACCACCGCGCCGCGGGAAGCCTGGACCGCCACGGTCCGCACCCGCGCGGGCCGCGCCATCCCGGCCGCCGAGATCCCGTGGATGCGCCTGCTCGAAGTCGAGATCCACCACGTGGACCTCGCCGCCTCCTATACCCCCGCCGACTGGCCCGCGTCCTTCGTCACCCGCGCCCTCCCCCGCGTCTCCGGCGACATCGCCAACCTCCTCACCCCCGACACTCCGCCCTTCGACATCCAAGCCACCGACCTCGACTTCACCACTTCGCTCACCCCCGGCGCCCCCACCCACACCGTCCTCGGCCCGGCCGCCTCCCTGCTCGCCTGGCTCATCGGCCGCTCTCCGGGCCAGGATCTGTCCGGTCCGCTGCCGGAGCTCCCAGCCTGGCGCTGA
- a CDS encoding CHAT domain-containing protein, which yields MPPDPAQAFHRFDISVLDAGGRVWVSASSPQGAVYAVPRPPPTWTLPEGFGSPSEWLNAVVRNACSGVESTAVDIGRVLTRLVFEVPEIDNLFGRTRGAARHAGAQVLVRVQSAPQHVNAWPWELLLDPEDGIADGVDFLGCAKDTHILRLGRFRTYPVQQAPEPIEAPLNVLIVMSSPMPKVGEENREALFDLYAAKRALLDGLQPLVRQGRLNIVVEDRPSTERIRQTIRRQADGFHVFHYLGHAAPNGFKLEDPSGRGRFVHNAELCKILSELPDLRLAVFAGCETARAPAAAAGDDWRGQMSTADHFVRDVCPMVIGMQTVLPFGTEKIFTSSFYESLAAGHTVATALRLARQAIATDEFSGGALLNWVVPTLHVGANEPGALIDKRTRGRPIVLRPRVYRPFGIAQGDPRFISRLTELRQAIDVLAGKTPARLLHVKGVAGSGKSAFVDRVLDDLDDDVVRVFVGARWLLEESEFRRRDHNPVGILHDAVAAAMTDSGMRLPRGSLAKDPIDLWGNLLGKLEHTRFVLAVDEAELLAGDERGAAALRALAELLERRLPARVAITSTNGVTGLTDRADMPSRTREIRLDLLAWPEVWQWIRSNQPVLVRFGPAVLSRLYADLPRLEQWDQLADRVRSLATPPSAESLAVLARENVEEVAAPADAQDLFTAAADPGRTKRPLRLALAGAESDTASELARTITQFAGERGVAGRAVLFGTSDSAAVFAEVVPLDGVPDRDRFAQQACADIVVVDDVSDAAMLHGRDHLVVGAAASGVGHASGAARRRLLIAGAVDHAGPVDVVVDPTQSGTSAETEAAIAALIVWATDRTLDAAHVRTLLLETAEKKQLADGRVVRRLDVTTALDTLRKRDIVETIGSNKLDLPQVLARTGARSDQAISFVDKLVENGTLVKTVNDGVEWFTRPDR from the coding sequence ATGCCCCCGGACCCCGCGCAGGCCTTCCACCGATTCGACATCAGCGTGCTGGATGCCGGTGGGCGCGTGTGGGTCTCGGCGTCCTCGCCGCAAGGCGCGGTGTACGCCGTGCCGCGCCCGCCGCCCACCTGGACCCTGCCGGAGGGCTTCGGATCGCCGTCCGAGTGGCTCAACGCGGTCGTGCGCAATGCTTGTTCCGGCGTCGAATCGACGGCCGTCGACATCGGGCGTGTCCTGACGCGACTGGTGTTCGAAGTACCCGAGATCGACAATCTTTTCGGGCGAACGCGAGGCGCGGCCCGGCACGCCGGGGCGCAGGTGCTCGTGCGCGTCCAATCGGCGCCCCAGCACGTCAACGCCTGGCCGTGGGAACTGCTGCTCGACCCCGAGGACGGCATCGCCGACGGAGTCGACTTCCTCGGCTGCGCCAAGGACACCCACATCCTGCGGCTCGGGCGTTTCCGCACCTATCCGGTTCAGCAGGCGCCGGAACCGATCGAAGCGCCGTTGAACGTCCTGATCGTCATGTCCAGCCCGATGCCGAAGGTCGGCGAGGAGAATCGGGAGGCGCTGTTCGACCTGTACGCGGCGAAGCGCGCCTTGCTCGACGGGCTGCAACCGCTCGTGCGGCAGGGCAGGCTCAACATCGTTGTCGAGGACCGGCCGTCGACCGAGCGAATCCGGCAGACGATTCGCCGCCAAGCCGACGGGTTCCATGTCTTCCACTACCTCGGGCATGCCGCGCCGAACGGCTTCAAGCTCGAAGACCCCAGCGGCCGTGGCCGTTTCGTGCACAACGCGGAACTCTGCAAGATCCTCTCCGAACTACCCGACCTGCGACTGGCGGTCTTCGCGGGGTGCGAGACCGCCCGGGCCCCCGCCGCTGCCGCCGGTGACGACTGGCGCGGTCAGATGTCCACCGCCGACCACTTCGTGCGCGACGTCTGCCCGATGGTCATCGGCATGCAGACGGTGCTGCCGTTCGGCACCGAGAAGATCTTCACCAGCTCCTTCTACGAATCGCTCGCCGCGGGGCACACGGTGGCGACGGCGCTGCGCCTGGCCAGACAGGCGATCGCGACCGACGAATTCTCCGGCGGGGCCCTGCTGAACTGGGTGGTGCCGACGCTGCACGTCGGCGCCAACGAGCCGGGCGCGCTGATCGACAAGCGCACTCGCGGCAGGCCGATCGTCTTGCGGCCGCGCGTCTACCGCCCGTTCGGCATCGCGCAGGGCGACCCGAGGTTCATCTCGCGCCTGACCGAACTGCGGCAAGCCATCGATGTACTGGCCGGGAAGACGCCTGCCAGGCTCCTGCACGTCAAAGGTGTCGCGGGCAGCGGCAAGTCGGCGTTCGTGGACCGCGTGCTCGACGATCTCGACGACGACGTCGTCCGGGTGTTCGTCGGCGCTCGCTGGTTGCTCGAAGAGTCCGAGTTCAGGCGCCGGGATCACAATCCGGTCGGGATACTGCACGACGCCGTGGCCGCCGCGATGACGGACAGCGGCATGCGGCTGCCACGCGGCAGCCTGGCGAAGGACCCGATCGATCTGTGGGGAAACCTGCTCGGCAAGCTCGAGCACACGCGCTTCGTCCTCGCCGTCGACGAGGCGGAACTGCTCGCGGGCGACGAGCGAGGCGCCGCCGCGTTGCGCGCGCTCGCGGAACTGCTGGAGCGCCGCCTGCCCGCCCGGGTCGCGATCACCTCGACCAACGGCGTAACCGGGCTGACCGACCGCGCCGACATGCCGTCGCGTACCAGGGAGATACGGCTGGACCTGCTGGCCTGGCCGGAGGTGTGGCAGTGGATCCGCAGCAACCAGCCGGTCCTCGTCCGGTTCGGACCCGCCGTGCTCTCGCGCCTGTACGCCGATCTGCCGCGCCTCGAACAGTGGGACCAGCTCGCCGATCGAGTGCGCTCACTAGCCACTCCACCATCGGCGGAATCGCTCGCGGTCCTCGCGCGCGAGAACGTCGAGGAGGTCGCCGCACCGGCGGACGCGCAGGACCTGTTCACCGCGGCGGCGGACCCGGGCAGGACGAAGCGCCCGCTGCGGCTCGCCCTCGCCGGGGCCGAGTCGGACACCGCGAGTGAGCTCGCGCGCACGATCACCCAGTTCGCCGGAGAACGCGGCGTCGCGGGCCGTGCGGTCCTCTTCGGAACCAGCGACAGCGCGGCCGTTTTCGCCGAAGTGGTTCCCCTCGACGGTGTGCCGGATCGAGATCGGTTCGCCCAGCAGGCCTGCGCCGACATCGTCGTGGTGGACGACGTCTCGGACGCGGCGATGCTGCACGGCCGGGACCACCTCGTCGTCGGTGCCGCGGCCTCGGGGGTCGGGCACGCCTCGGGCGCCGCGCGGCGGCGCCTGTTGATCGCGGGCGCCGTCGACCATGCCGGGCCGGTCGATGTCGTCGTCGACCCGACGCAGTCCGGCACGTCGGCGGAGACCGAAGCGGCCATCGCGGCGCTGATCGTCTGGGCGACCGACCGCACGCTCGACGCCGCGCACGTCCGAACCCTGCTGCTGGAGACCGCCGAAAAGAAGCAGCTCGCGGACGGGCGCGTGGTGCGCAGGCTCGATGTGACGACGGCGCTGGACACGCTGCGCAAACGCGACATCGTCGAAACGATCGGATCGAACAAGCTCGACCTGCCCCAGGTGCTCGCAAGGACGGGGGCGCGGTCGGATCAGGCCATCTCCTTCGTCGACAAGCTGGTCGAGAACGGCACGCTGGTCAAGACCGTCAACGACGGCGTCGAATGGTTCACCCGGCCGGATCGGTGA
- a CDS encoding lipase/acyltransferase domain-containing protein — MRDVVVLIPGIGGSVLARDGKELWAPTPGAVLRGVLSLGRSIKRLRLDGDDPAAADVDGVVATRVVPDLHIVPGLDWKIDGYTRCRDQLVKRCGAVEGENYFEFPYDWRRDNRAAAAKLARSAHDWLRNWREKSGAADAKLVLIGHSMGGIVSRLYLEQFDGWKDTRRLITFGTPYSGSVNALEFLANGFRKSWGPFDVDLSDLLRSFTSAYQLLPSYRCVAGADGKWLNLDDVSLDWSRTGVDVARLKDAVELHRGLREQVDDRIRANGPGYEIRPVIGDFQPTRWAAKLTDGRLEVLWARKAAGEDGGDSTVPKVSAVPHELMDGWRNVSFVSQKHGSLQNDDPVLDHVVGLVTAPDLDHVDVFPAVKDPVALEVEDVTTDEPMVVRAKTADPAAPLVATVEDLGRGVTTRYPLTEASDGWRQATLANLLPGDYRVTVAAETVHPVTDLVSVVDIDELARSAEGPG; from the coding sequence ATGCGGGACGTGGTCGTGTTGATACCGGGTATCGGCGGTTCCGTGCTGGCACGCGACGGCAAGGAGTTGTGGGCTCCGACGCCGGGCGCGGTCCTGCGCGGAGTGTTGTCCCTCGGACGCAGCATCAAGAGACTGCGGCTGGACGGCGATGATCCCGCTGCCGCCGACGTGGACGGCGTCGTCGCGACGCGGGTCGTGCCGGATCTGCACATCGTGCCCGGTCTGGATTGGAAGATCGACGGATATACCCGATGCCGCGACCAGTTGGTGAAGCGGTGCGGGGCGGTCGAGGGCGAGAACTATTTCGAGTTCCCCTACGACTGGCGGCGCGACAACCGGGCGGCCGCGGCGAAACTCGCCAGGTCGGCGCACGACTGGCTGCGTAATTGGCGGGAGAAGTCCGGCGCAGCCGACGCGAAACTGGTCCTGATCGGGCACTCGATGGGCGGCATCGTCTCGCGGCTCTACCTGGAGCAGTTCGACGGATGGAAGGACACCCGCAGGCTGATCACCTTCGGGACGCCCTATTCCGGGTCGGTCAATGCCCTCGAATTCCTGGCGAACGGGTTCCGCAAGAGCTGGGGACCGTTCGACGTCGACCTCTCCGATCTGCTGCGCTCGTTCACCTCGGCGTATCAGCTGCTGCCGTCGTACCGCTGCGTGGCCGGGGCGGACGGCAAATGGCTGAATCTCGATGACGTCAGCCTGGACTGGAGCCGCACCGGCGTGGACGTCGCCCGCCTGAAGGATGCCGTCGAGCTGCACCGCGGCCTGCGCGAACAGGTCGACGACCGGATCCGCGCAAACGGCCCCGGTTACGAGATCCGGCCGGTCATCGGCGACTTCCAGCCGACGCGGTGGGCCGCGAAACTCACCGACGGCCGGCTCGAGGTGCTCTGGGCGCGCAAGGCGGCGGGCGAGGACGGCGGCGACAGCACGGTCCCGAAGGTGTCCGCCGTCCCGCACGAGCTGATGGACGGCTGGCGCAACGTCTCGTTCGTTAGCCAGAAGCACGGGTCGCTGCAGAACGACGATCCGGTGCTCGACCACGTCGTCGGCCTGGTGACGGCACCCGACCTCGACCATGTCGACGTCTTCCCCGCCGTGAAGGACCCGGTCGCGCTCGAGGTGGAGGACGTCACCACCGACGAACCGATGGTCGTGCGCGCGAAAACCGCCGACCCCGCGGCGCCCTTGGTCGCGACGGTGGAGGATCTCGGCCGCGGCGTGACCACCAGGTATCCGCTGACCGAGGCGTCCGACGGTTGGCGACAGGCCACTCTGGCCAACCTGCTCCCCGGTGACTACCGGGTGACCGTGGCCGCCGAGACCGTCCACCCGGTGACCGATCTGGTGAGCGTAGTGGACATCGATGAGCTCGCCCGCAGCGCGGAAGGACCGGGATAG
- the tnpB gene encoding IS607 family element RNA-guided endonuclease TnpB: MAEPERVMQAYRYALDPTPEQEIRLRSHCGAQRFAFNWGLATVQANLAQRAAERSYGIAEPDLTPPTGWSAYELRRRWNSVKESIAPWWAENSKEAYASGLANLAAGLSNWADSRSGKRRGRAARFPRFKSKKSAMSCRFTTGVMGLTADDRRHVKLPRIGTVRTWESTRKLARRLTSGTARVRSATVALRGGRWFVSFSVEVERHDRGPRRPAAVVGVDLGVKHLAVLSEAVPGVTDTDGMVANPKHLNRARQRLRRLQRRAARRRRPKGTEPSQRWLRTNRSIARAHARVVNARGNGLHQLTAALADRFGTLVVEDLNIAGLLCNRRLSRAIADTGWGELRRQLEYKARWRGGRVVVADRWYPSSKTCSNPRCGVVKAKLRLDERVFQCEHCGLSLDRDRNAARNLAALARAVTTCPSSSSCGATLNEPDGNPQKSGAVVGSGYGHGNTSMYGVNVV, translated from the coding sequence ATGGCCGAACCCGAGCGCGTGATGCAGGCGTACCGGTACGCGCTCGATCCGACGCCGGAGCAAGAGATCAGGTTGCGGTCGCACTGCGGGGCGCAGCGGTTCGCGTTCAACTGGGGGCTGGCGACGGTTCAGGCGAACCTTGCTCAGCGGGCCGCGGAACGGTCCTACGGAATCGCGGAACCGGATCTGACTCCGCCGACCGGATGGTCGGCGTATGAGCTGCGCAGGCGTTGGAATTCGGTCAAGGAGAGTATCGCGCCGTGGTGGGCGGAGAATTCCAAGGAGGCCTACGCCAGCGGGCTGGCGAATCTGGCAGCGGGATTGTCGAACTGGGCCGATTCACGGTCGGGGAAACGGCGCGGAAGGGCGGCGAGGTTTCCGCGGTTCAAGTCGAAGAAGTCGGCGATGTCCTGCCGCTTCACAACCGGCGTCATGGGTCTCACCGCCGACGATCGGCGGCATGTGAAGCTGCCGCGCATCGGGACCGTGCGGACGTGGGAATCGACCAGAAAGCTGGCGCGACGGCTCACGTCCGGGACAGCGCGGGTTCGATCGGCGACGGTGGCGCTGCGAGGTGGCCGTTGGTTCGTCTCCTTCTCGGTGGAGGTCGAACGTCACGATCGAGGTCCACGCAGACCAGCCGCGGTCGTGGGCGTCGATCTCGGCGTCAAGCACCTCGCGGTGCTCTCGGAGGCAGTGCCGGGCGTGACCGATACGGACGGGATGGTGGCGAATCCGAAGCACTTGAACCGTGCGCGGCAGCGTTTGCGTCGGCTCCAGCGGCGAGCCGCTCGGCGACGACGACCCAAAGGGACCGAACCGTCACAGCGCTGGCTGCGGACCAACAGGTCGATCGCCCGGGCCCACGCGCGCGTCGTCAATGCTCGGGGTAACGGACTACATCAGTTGACCGCCGCGCTGGCCGATCGATTCGGGACGCTGGTCGTCGAGGACCTCAATATCGCGGGGCTGCTTTGCAATCGGCGACTCTCCCGAGCGATCGCGGACACCGGGTGGGGTGAACTGCGACGACAGCTGGAATACAAAGCACGGTGGCGAGGCGGTCGGGTTGTGGTCGCGGATCGCTGGTACCCCTCGTCTAAGACATGCTCCAACCCGCGCTGTGGTGTGGTGAAGGCCAAACTGCGCCTCGACGAGCGGGTCTTTCAGTGCGAACACTGCGGGCTTTCCCTCGACCGGGACCGCAATGCGGCTCGAAACCTGGCCGCGCTGGCACGCGCGGTGACAACGTGCCCGTCCTCCTCGAGTTGCGGGGCGACGCTAAACGAGCCCGATGGAAACCCACAGAAGTCCGGCGCTGTCGTCGGCAGCGGGTACGGCCACGGGAACACCTCGATGTACGGGGTGAACGTCGTATGA
- a CDS encoding dienelactone hydrolase family protein, whose translation MSGIYDDIAPLRGGDDLEQRPTEGSRVPITVIEPEGNSRGGIVVLHESREFSGALLEFMRALATEGWTVVAPNLFHRANGDEPGHEVFGDELFEDFDACFDWLTRRGVFPDCIGVLGFDHAGTAAFLVATNRPIGAAVSIAAAGITEPLTDEAEALVRVAPNLQAPWLGLFGSDDPTTPPADVDRLRDATARASVASLVVTYPGLHHRADNPGADDDDNTTAIASQTRIFDWFDSNLR comes from the coding sequence ATGTCGGGCATTTATGACGATATCGCCCCGCTACGCGGCGGCGACGACCTCGAGCAGCGCCCCACCGAAGGCAGCCGGGTGCCCATCACCGTGATCGAACCAGAGGGCAACTCGCGCGGCGGAATCGTGGTGTTGCACGAATCCCGGGAGTTCAGCGGTGCACTGCTGGAGTTCATGCGGGCGCTGGCCACCGAGGGATGGACGGTCGTCGCACCCAACCTCTTCCACCGCGCCAACGGCGACGAGCCCGGGCACGAGGTCTTCGGCGACGAACTCTTCGAGGACTTCGACGCCTGCTTCGACTGGCTCACCCGGCGCGGCGTCTTCCCCGACTGCATCGGCGTGCTCGGTTTCGACCACGCGGGCACCGCCGCCTTCCTCGTCGCCACCAACCGCCCGATCGGCGCCGCGGTCAGCATCGCCGCCGCGGGAATCACCGAACCGCTCACCGACGAGGCCGAGGCCCTCGTGCGCGTCGCCCCCAACCTTCAGGCGCCATGGCTCGGTCTGTTCGGCTCCGACGACCCGACCACCCCGCCCGCCGATGTCGACCGGCTGCGCGACGCCACCGCCCGCGCCTCCGTCGCCAGCCTCGTGGTGACCTACCCCGGTCTGCACCACCGCGCCGACAACCCCGGCGCCGATGACGACGACAACACCACCGCCATCGCTTCCCAGACCCGCATCTTCGACTGGTTCGACAGCAACTTACGCTGA